From bacterium, a single genomic window includes:
- the raiA gene encoding ribosome-associated translation inhibitor RaiA, whose translation MRIDFQGLNDYVLEPRFTDHARPRLESLAHFSGRLRDTRVTVEVVRGRYTVEITCDVDGLVLRAETVNNDQLEAFDEALDRLERQLVRYKQKLVRRRKQGPRRGEAPGQGAVPEPEPEPADEEEAGLEEFKIVRVKAHELKPMSPQEAVLQMELVGHDFYVFYDDTARRVGVVYKRKSGDYGLIEPEVGQE comes from the coding sequence ATGAGGATTGACTTTCAGGGGCTGAATGACTATGTGCTTGAGCCGCGTTTCACCGACCATGCCCGGCCCCGGCTCGAGAGCCTGGCTCACTTCAGCGGTCGCCTACGTGACACGCGCGTCACCGTGGAGGTCGTGCGCGGCCGCTACACCGTGGAGATCACCTGCGATGTGGACGGTCTGGTGCTGCGCGCCGAGACCGTCAACAACGACCAACTGGAAGCCTTCGACGAGGCCCTCGACCGGCTCGAGCGACAACTGGTGCGCTACAAGCAGAAGCTGGTGCGCCGCCGCAAGCAGGGCCCCCGCCGGGGCGAGGCCCCCGGCCAGGGCGCGGTGCCCGAGCCCGAGCCGGAGCCCGCGGATGAAGAGGAAGCGGGGCTCGAGGAGTTCAAGATCGTCCGCGTCAAGGCCCACGAACTCAAGCCCATGTCCCCCCAGGAAGCCGTGCTGCAGATGGAGCTGGTCGGCCACGACTTCTACGTCTTCTACGATGACACGGCTCGCCGCGTCGGGGTCGTCTACAAGCGCAAGAGCGGCGACTACGGCCTCATCGAGCCGGAAGTCGGCCAGGAGTAG